From a region of the Chitinivibrionales bacterium genome:
- a CDS encoding 2-hydroxyacid dehydrogenase: protein MKPSIAFFDTKPFDRDFFPNINKRYGYAIDYFENKLTPKTVKLANEHTVICPFVNDTLSAEVIEELHRIGIKLIALRSAGYNHVDLKAAQGKIPVVRVPAYSPRAVAEHAAALMMTLNRKTHRAYYRIRDNNFAISGLMGFDMYGKTAGVIGTGKIGKAIIEILRGFGMTIVAYDAYPDDSYAQAHGFEYHHLDTLYKESDIITLHCPLTPDTKHMINKKSIDTMKKGVMIINTGRGALIDSRDLVEGLKSGSIGSAGLDVYEEESDYFFEDYSSMTITDDILARFLTFPNVLITSHQGFFTREALTAIAETTLENIKLFFEKNELPNEVCAKCG from the coding sequence ATGAAACCATCCATAGCATTTTTCGACACCAAGCCGTTCGACCGGGATTTTTTCCCGAATATAAACAAGCGCTACGGCTATGCAATCGACTATTTCGAAAACAAGCTCACCCCCAAGACTGTCAAGCTGGCGAATGAGCACACAGTCATCTGTCCCTTTGTTAACGACACCCTTTCCGCTGAAGTCATCGAAGAGCTTCACCGGATTGGTATCAAACTCATTGCGCTCAGGAGCGCGGGCTATAACCATGTGGATCTCAAAGCGGCGCAGGGCAAAATCCCTGTGGTGCGGGTGCCGGCCTATTCTCCCCGGGCCGTAGCCGAGCATGCGGCCGCGCTCATGATGACCCTGAATCGCAAAACCCACCGTGCGTACTATCGAATTCGAGACAATAACTTCGCCATATCCGGCCTGATGGGCTTTGATATGTACGGCAAGACCGCCGGGGTTATCGGGACCGGGAAAATCGGCAAAGCGATTATCGAGATTCTCAGAGGATTCGGCATGACCATCGTTGCCTACGATGCCTATCCTGATGATTCCTATGCACAGGCGCATGGCTTTGAGTATCATCACCTGGATACACTCTACAAGGAATCGGATATTATCACCCTTCACTGCCCATTGACACCCGATACAAAGCATATGATAAACAAAAAAAGCATCGATACAATGAAAAAAGGGGTGATGATTATCAATACCGGACGAGGTGCGTTGATCGATTCACGAGACCTGGTCGAAGGCCTTAAATCAGGAAGTATCGGCTCGGCCGGGCTGGATGTTTACGAAGAAGAATCCGATTACTTTTTCGAAGATTACTCATCCATGACTATTACCGATGATATTTTAGCACGGTTTCTTACATTCCCGAATGTGCTGATAACCTCACACCAGGGTTTTTTCACCCGTGAAGCACTCACCGCGATTGCGGAAACGACACTGGAGAATATCAAACTCTTTTTTGAAAAGAATGAACTGCCCAATGAGGTGTGTGCGAAGTGCGGGTGA
- a CDS encoding CPBP family intramembrane metalloprotease, whose product MGILYPLLGGKWNTPAALAVATAYMFMPMIAAIVAQKLVMRENLKEPLAIRFKLNRWFAVAWLLPPVIAGATFGVSLLLPGVEFAPEMEGFLARLQETMTPEQYAQMQEQMKTIPIAPIYVMILQALIAAITVNAVAGFGEELGWRGFLYKEWKHLGFRRLSLLTGATWGIWHAPLILQGHNYPHFPVAGVFMMIIFCILWAPLFTLVRMKSGSVIAASILHGSINASIGISIVYVKGGNELLIGGTGLAGFIVLVGANALVWVFRHKLIVPMQGN is encoded by the coding sequence ATGGGCATTCTCTATCCGCTGCTTGGTGGGAAGTGGAACACCCCGGCTGCGCTGGCGGTGGCGACTGCATATATGTTCATGCCCATGATTGCAGCGATTGTCGCGCAGAAACTTGTCATGCGGGAGAACCTGAAAGAGCCGCTGGCTATTCGATTCAAATTGAACCGGTGGTTTGCGGTTGCCTGGCTTCTCCCGCCGGTTATTGCTGGGGCAACATTCGGGGTAAGCCTGCTTTTGCCGGGAGTTGAATTTGCCCCGGAGATGGAAGGTTTTCTGGCGCGGCTTCAGGAGACCATGACGCCTGAGCAGTACGCGCAGATGCAGGAGCAGATGAAAACCATACCGATAGCCCCGATTTATGTAATGATCCTTCAGGCGCTCATTGCGGCCATTACCGTCAATGCGGTCGCTGGGTTCGGTGAAGAGCTCGGATGGCGGGGATTTCTGTACAAAGAGTGGAAACACCTGGGATTCCGGCGTCTTTCGTTATTAACCGGCGCCACCTGGGGAATCTGGCATGCCCCGCTGATTCTTCAGGGACACAATTACCCTCACTTTCCCGTGGCGGGTGTTTTCATGATGATCATTTTCTGTATTCTGTGGGCTCCCCTGTTCACGCTTGTCCGCATGAAATCAGGTTCGGTAATAGCCGCTTCGATCCTCCATGGCTCAATCAACGCCTCTATCGGCATTTCGATCGTCTACGTGAAAGGCGGCAATGAGCTTCTGATCGGTGGAACCGGACTGGCAGGATTTATTGTGCTGGTTGGTGCGAATGCGTTGGTTTGGGTTTTCCGGCACAAGCTGATCGTTCCCATGCAGGGGAATTGA
- a CDS encoding PEP-CTERM sorting domain-containing protein (PEP-CTERM proteins occur, often in large numbers, in the proteomes of bacteria that also encode an exosortase, a predicted intramembrane cysteine proteinase. The presence of a PEP-CTERM domain at a protein's C-terminus predicts cleavage within the sorting domain, followed by covalent anchoring to some some component of the (usually Gram-negative) cell surface. Many PEP-CTERM proteins exhibit an unusual sequence composition that includes large numbers of potential glycosylation sites. Expression of one such protein has been shown restore the ability of a bacterium to form floc, a type of biofilm.) — protein sequence MKRKALAFLLIAAFLVSADPIPMVSYTGEVPGVMSESAELVVRYGGQGLGQYDWEIVFIKEGSVDWSTVRYFEWNTDATDAYDMDFTLTYDDASDILTFDADNLTDINGDPLSTSLAGVASFNGVGVSTIVKGTESDPSREITLSDLVLNSESLPDINSGDHVWTSDREFGGALYTDNPAFSSLDLSGKIDLDWTDEPGPEDMKVTMKFAKVTVPEPGTASLLFLGTLLLGAGAMRKRKYEK from the coding sequence ATGAAAAGAAAAGCACTTGCGTTTTTGCTGATCGCTGCTTTTCTGGTATCGGCGGACCCGATTCCGATGGTCTCGTATACGGGTGAAGTGCCCGGGGTTATGAGTGAAAGTGCTGAGCTTGTTGTCCGTTATGGCGGTCAGGGGCTCGGTCAGTACGACTGGGAGATTGTGTTTATCAAAGAAGGCTCGGTTGACTGGAGTACGGTACGCTATTTTGAGTGGAATACCGACGCCACTGATGCGTACGATATGGATTTCACCCTGACCTATGATGATGCTTCCGATATTCTCACATTCGATGCAGACAATCTCACGGATATTAACGGCGATCCACTGAGCACGAGCCTTGCCGGTGTTGCCTCGTTCAACGGGGTCGGAGTATCCACAATCGTCAAAGGAACAGAATCCGATCCTTCAAGGGAGATAACACTGAGCGATCTGGTACTGAATTCGGAGAGCCTTCCCGATATCAACAGCGGTGACCATGTATGGACATCCGACAGAGAATTCGGCGGGGCATTATATACCGATAATCCGGCATTTTCATCGCTGGATTTAAGCGGGAAAATCGATTTAGACTGGACCGATGAGCCGGGTCCTGAAGACATGAAAGTGACCATGAAATTCGCGAAGGTGACGGTGCCTGAACCGGGAACGGCGTCGCTTCTTTTCCTGGGAACCCTCCTGCTTGGAGCAGGAGCGATGAGAAAACGGAAATACGAAAAATAA
- a CDS encoding DUF547 domain-containing protein has product MRQKSAKISTFLPLIACTHLCCSGTIDLANNRSYAADNTNLSFIIHATDTLMNTYVSEDRGLVDYEDFWEDPLLKDLVDSIAVFDMSGLQSPRDSLAYWINSYNILVIYHLQNYGLTPQPQHNFQLFSQEIAVSGIYTSLDKLEKGENPSYIKKFNEPRTHFALVCAALSCPPLINRAYTGDSLYAILDRNTFEFINNNEFNTIIPSAGTVRVSMLFNWYKSDFEGFVRDTASETGLSRKAGGTVNDFIASYLNDQSKKAAVQNNALEFVPYDWTVNNR; this is encoded by the coding sequence ATGAGGCAAAAATCAGCGAAAATTTCAACGTTTCTCCCGTTGATCGCCTGCACCCACCTTTGCTGCTCGGGGACCATCGATCTTGCAAATAACCGGAGCTATGCGGCCGACAATACAAATCTGTCTTTTATTATCCATGCAACCGATACACTGATGAACACCTATGTCTCTGAAGATCGTGGTCTGGTAGACTATGAGGATTTCTGGGAAGATCCGCTCTTGAAAGACCTGGTCGACAGTATCGCAGTTTTTGATATGTCCGGATTGCAGTCACCCCGTGATTCTCTGGCCTACTGGATCAACAGCTATAATATCCTGGTAATCTATCACCTTCAGAACTACGGCCTGACTCCCCAGCCGCAGCATAATTTCCAGCTCTTTTCGCAGGAAATTGCCGTCTCCGGCATCTATACGAGTCTTGATAAGCTCGAAAAAGGAGAAAATCCATCGTACATAAAAAAATTCAATGAACCGCGCACCCATTTTGCGTTGGTCTGTGCGGCACTGAGCTGCCCGCCGCTTATCAACCGGGCCTATACCGGTGACAGTTTGTATGCGATTCTCGACCGAAACACCTTCGAATTTATAAACAACAATGAGTTCAACACAATTATTCCATCGGCGGGAACAGTCCGGGTCAGCATGCTATTCAACTGGTACAAAAGTGATTTCGAGGGATTCGTGCGGGATACGGCATCCGAAACAGGACTCTCCCGCAAAGCCGGGGGAACAGTAAACGATTTTATCGCAAGCTATCTCAACGATCAATCGAAAAAAGCAGCGGTACAGAATAATGCACTTGAATTTGTACCCTACGACTGGACAGTTAATAACCGGTAA